A single Oncorhynchus kisutch isolate 150728-3 linkage group LG19, Okis_V2, whole genome shotgun sequence DNA region contains:
- the LOC109864864 gene encoding LRRN4 C-terminal-like protein — translation MTSFCWNWAALLLLLVLTPDLLPTHLINTQPLLTHAIPTSPTVTHPKIQYVTGVGFDYDEDDYTEENASHSPPNYSKTSSASTLVPMQPKPCDYHPCQDNQMPCSQLSAQTGCLCPGLSGVDEPPHAPHLQKLVPGTDGGAEVRWCAPASVVSGYRVVIEDRKGAPLQFTGDSRSGVLGELEAGVKVCVEAVNIAGTSAPSDLSCLRYDPPEATNLALRVGVIGGGLGFLLLLSLVALVLWRRQTCKTGENSAEGLGNPSYSTEGTL, via the coding sequence ATGACGTCATTCTGCTGGAATTGGGCAGCTCTGCTCCTTCTACTAGTACTGACCCCTGACCTGCTTCCCACCCACCTCATCAACACCCAACCCCTCCTCACACACGCCATTCCCACCTCCCCAACGGTCACACACCCCAAGATCCAATATGTTACCGGTGTGGGCTTTGACTACGATGAAGATGACTACACTGAAGAGAACGCTTCCCATTCCCCTCCCAATTACAGCAAAACCTCATCAGCTTCTACTCTGGTTCCGATGCAGCCCAAGCCCTGTGACTACCACCCCTGCCAGGACAACCAGATGCCCTGCTCCCAGCTCTCTGCCCAGACTGGGTGCCTCTGCCCTGGGCTAAGCGGAGTAGACGAGCCCCCTCACGCGCCACACCTCCAGAAGCTAGTGCCAGGCACTGATGGAGGGGCAGAGGTACGGTGGTGCGCTCCAGCCTCTGTGGTATCTGGATACCGGGTCGTAATCGAAGATCGAAAGGGAGCGCCTCTCCAGTTCACGGGTGATTCTCGGAGCGGGGTGCTGGGGGAACTAGAGGCAGGTGTCAAGGTGTGTGTGGAGGCAGTGAACATAGCGGGAACCAGCGCCCCCTCGGATCTCTCCTGCCTGCGCTACGACCCCCCTGAGGCCACCAACCTGGCCCTAAGGGTGGGGGTCATCGGAGGGGGGCTGGGatttctcctgctcctctccttggTCGCCCTGGTCCTCTGGAGGCGACAGACGTGTAAAACAGGGGAAAACTCTGCCGAGGGGCTGGGGAACCCCTCCTACAGCACGGAGGGAACGCTGTGA
- the tstd1 gene encoding thiosulfate:glutathione sulfurtransferase — protein sequence MNEEIMWYITINIPFKYAPGNKMANSDKDISYSDLKALLTKSNKGLLVVDVRTKEEVDRGHIPGSIHIPVDTVESALALDPAEFQAKYGVPKPPLDAPELVFHCQMGRRGGVATDKARGLGFQKAVNYAGGYQEWSEKEG from the exons ATGAATGAGGAAATAATGTGGTACATAACAATCAATATTCCATTCAAATACGCACCAGGAAACAAGATGGCAAACTCAG ATAAGGATATCTCCTACTCTGACCTTAAGGCCCTCCTGACCAAGAGCAACAAGGGTCTTCTGGTGGTTGATGTAAGGACAAAAGAggaggtagacagaggacacattCCAGGATCAATCCATATTCCAG tTGATACAGTGGAGAGTGCCCTAGCGCTGGACCCTGCTGAGTTCCAGGCCAAATACGGGGTGCCCAAACCCCCCCTGGATGCCCCTGAGCTGGTGTTTCACTGTCAGATGGGCCGGCGAGGAGGCGTGGCCACAGACAAGGCACGAGGCCTTGGATTCCAAAA GGCCGTCAACTATGCCGGAGGATACCAGGAGTGGTCTGAGAAAGAGGGGTGA